Part of the Lucilia cuprina isolate Lc7/37 chromosome 5, ASM2204524v1, whole genome shotgun sequence genome is shown below.
GTTATGAAATTCTATACAcaaaagtaagtttcttaccagccaaaagttaataatattccATTTACCAAAGTGACAACACTTAAAACTTTGCGTTATCAAAATGACAACGATTTGTTGTAGAGAAACTGTAATGATCCTTTAAAGGAATCATTTCTAATTATTCAGAATCTCAGTTTTCTGGATGTAGAATTTTCGAATCAGGACATAATATCGAAGTATGCTTAGCGATTATAGAGAAAGTGTTTTAACGTTTCACTATACTCTTAAcatactttagactattctaaatTCTTGCGTCCAATTTTAACGATGTGCTCCCACATCTATTCGTCAATAGCTAAAGAGCGAACAGTGGATCCCTGTATTCTTACTTATCAGTTGTTCGTGTgttcacaacaacaacagtgcGCTCACGAGCAACGATTTCAGATTAAGTGCTCTCTACAAAGTTAATCGCCAATAGCTAGAGAGCGAATAGTAGTCCACAGTTTGCTTACTATCATGTTGCCAATCTTCAGGTAATCTTTAGATGGAATCTTGAACTGATTCGACTTTGTCACACAAAGTAAAACTTATCTACGTAAACCAATAAAGACCAGGTTTCCAGAAACAAATGTCTGTCCGTATTTTGTTTCTCTATTGatcacaattatttttaaataataaatgaatctgaaaatgttatatataattttgatgtTGCTGGCACGAGAAGACCCAAAGCATAAGTCTAAGTTCAATAATTACAATAAGGTCCAAAGTGAGGAAAATGAAATCGTTACAATCATCAAatataattgtccaattcacaaacGGTGTTGTAAGGTTtgtttttgttccaaaaaatttaatttgaaaaaatttgtatggcacacaacgctacaacgatacgataTCGATTGTGAATTCGACAATCgagttatatagaaaaattttatataaatataaattcttttCTACTTTCAGAAAAATCACAATGCCCACAAGGTTGCCATGCCCCGCATTTGCAGTGGCAGCGATGGCTTAAAATGGTCACGTATTCGAGAAATAATATTGCGAGTATTTGCCAACGAATACAATACGGAAATAATGATTTGTAATTATCAACCACCAAAGGTAAGATAAGATCACTTTTTCAATAGgcccttaaataaaaattttattttcctcaAACCTCTTAGATTGTAGATCCTAAATGTCGTATATTGGAACAAAGAGGTCATAATATTACAGCACCGGAAAATTGTGCATTAGTACATTCGATTAGTGCTGACTTCGCTATGTGCAGTAGTATAGGTATGCAATTCAATTGTAAATATGGACCCTCGAATGAGacattaaaacaatataaacacaCCGGAAATGTGGCAGTGTTGAAAGAACAAAAACGTtatgtctataatctagtgacCAAAGAACGTAATCATGAAAGAAGTACTTATATAGCATTATTTTATGCACTCACTGCTACCCGAGATCATATGGTAGGTATTTgcaaattatatatatagagaGGTAGAGAGACCtttaataatgttttctttttattatattttagcgCCAGCATGGTGTTAAAAAATTAGCTATACCACGCTTGGGTTGTGGCATTGATCGTCTCGATTGGTTGCGTGTTAAGAATATTTTGGAAATGGTATTTGCGGAAGATGACGTGGATATAACAACATATTCACATGATCCTCTGTTATCTATGCCCAGTCGTGAGCAATTGCATGTTCATTGTTCTACATGCAAGAGGGCTTTCTGACATAAAACAAAGAATTCTATGGTAAAGAATTCTAACAAAAAGACAATTAACAATACTAGTAACAGCGGAAAgaaataatgatattaatatttataaagttttaagtttttctacaACATTTCccaaaattaacacaaaataaagttgaaaaaattataaaatttcaactgaGTTTGTATTCTTAAGATAATTATGCTTTACTTAAGTTTATATTGGAAATGGTGTTCAATTAAATCCCTAAATAATTGAGTTTAATTTCACCGTTGGAAAATAATTCAACAAATGCTATTTATTCTAttgtttaaaagataaaaaaacaaactcttttgtttttttaattattttataataataatattatttaaaaaaagttttttgttcatGGTcagttgtttattatatttttttgaaaataattttaaatattatgtttccacaaaaaatttttttatatataaaatgatgtcactttatttgtacaatatttattatatttatttatactattttttttttgcacctgtaacaattaactaaataaaataataaaattatagttatttaaacaaaagtaatggaaattattttgtgtgtgtttttagtggcgcaatgtttttattaagtgtaaaatgaaatgtttaaacaaaaagcatTTTATAGTGTACaatgttgacatttttttttttgtttattaaaaaacaaataaacaattactttagagattttagtttttaaaagttaataccAAATGACTTTGGAATATTGTggtatagtatttttttaacaaaaaaaaaactttgtaatgaaataattgttttattattcaaaaattattttaatattacaaaaaatcccTGAATTCTGAAAGAGTTTAAACAAgtatattcgactatgccgaataCTTTATACCCTTCAACATGACGTTGTTAAACAGAACAGTTAGTTTATaggttaatttcatgtttctaggtttaatatttcagaaactttaaaaagttccttttgtagaacgaaaaggtacgaaaaagtccccttttatgtgttcccacctaatctgggctctacatgcttaatttcgtgtttctaggttcaaaagtaccttttgtagaacaaaaaagtaacaaaaagtccCTTTATATGTGCTCTTAGCTTATCCCGGCTCTACATGctaaatagggttctatagttgaaacgaaaagtcgacttttcgactttttgcattttatgaaaagtggATTTTTCGacaataagtattttataaattgtcgacttttttagactttacgattttttcgactttttgactatttttgacttctttggacttttttccgactattttttgccttttttcgagtttttccggctattttagagtttttgactatttttccacttttttttaattttcgactatttttgacttgtttctacaattttcgagtttttgacttttccgacttttttcgactttctgcgactttcagacttttcgacttttattaacaaagtcgacttttcaacttttttcacagacgatagtcgagttatcgacttctttggaacaaaatagtcgataaCTTCGACTTTTCTCGATAAAAAGTCAATTGTTTGATTattcaaaagtcgatttatagaaccctaatgctaaatttcatgtttctatgttcaatatttcagaaacttcaaaaagtaccttttgtagaacgaaaaagtaccaaaaaatccccgtTTATGTGTTACCTAATCTGGGCTGTACA
Proteins encoded:
- the LOC111688124 gene encoding uncharacterized protein LOC111688124, translating into MTAFRLNEVKADVFHVPQTYSLAYSCNADFYAEKGKLAWKFGVIFGQHDELSRQYICSGEVAVLEDNARFIYSLVTKDTMYHKSSYENVESALICMRHHMKNHNAHKVAMPRICSGSDGLKWSRIREIILRVFANEYNTEIMICNYQPPKIVDPKCRILEQRGHNITAPENCALVHSISADFAMCSSIGMQFNCKYGPSNETLKQYKHTGNVAVLKEQKRYVYNLVTKERNHERSTYIALFYALTATRDHMRQHGVKKLAIPRLGCGIDRLDWLRVKNILEMVFAEDDVDITTYSHDPLLSMPSREQLHVHCSTCKRAF